DNA sequence from the Geobacter sp. AOG2 genome:
CATGATCCATAATGAAAGCTCCACCGGGGTGATGTCGCCCCTGCCCGAGATTGCCGAGGTGATGCGCAAATTCCCGGATGTCATGTTCATCGTCGATACGGTCTCCTCCATGAGCGCCGTGAAGATCCCGGTGGATGAACTGGGCATCGATAGCTGTATCTTCGGGGTGCAGAAGGCCTTCGCTCTGCCGCCGGGCCTCGCGGTATTCACCGCCAGCGACAAGGCGCTCCAGCGGGCGGCGGCCATGGAAGGGCGCGGCTACTACTTCGATTTCCTGGAGTTCGCCGCCAACGACGCCAAGCACAACACCCCTTCCACCCCTTGCATCTCCCAGATTTTCGCCATGGATCGCCAATTGGAGCGAATCTTTGCCGAAGGGTTGGAGGCGCGCTGGGCACGTCACCGCAATATGGCCGAGTATGTCCGCCAATGGGTGACCGACCGTGGTTTCGGGCTTTTCCCCGAGCGGGACTATTGTTCGTTTACCCTGACCTGCGCTCGCAACGACCGCGGGATCGACTTGGCCGGTCTGAAAAAAGAGCTGGCTGAAAAGGGCTTTGCCTTTGACGACGGCTATGGCAAAATTAAAGGGAAGACTTTTCGCATCGCTCATATGGGTGACATGACCCTTAATGATCTGGAAGAACTTTTTGCCGCCATTATAAGTGTTATGCCTGA
Encoded proteins:
- a CDS encoding alanine--glyoxylate aminotransferase family protein, with protein sequence MYKRLFIPGPVPVHPEILAAMATPLIGHRMKEYAELHERVTSGLQKILLTEGKVFLATSSAFGVMEGAIRNLVGGRCANFCNGAFSDKWHDVTRRCGKQADAIRFDWGKPVTPEVVEQTLSTGRYDSMTMIHNESSTGVMSPLPEIAEVMRKFPDVMFIVDTVSSMSAVKIPVDELGIDSCIFGVQKAFALPPGLAVFTASDKALQRAAAMEGRGYYFDFLEFAANDAKHNTPSTPCISQIFAMDRQLERIFAEGLEARWARHRNMAEYVRQWVTDRGFGLFPERDYCSFTLTCARNDRGIDLAGLKKELAEKGFAFDDGYGKIKGKTFRIAHMGDMTLNDLEELFAAIISVMPDLA